In a single window of the Sphingobium cloacae genome:
- a CDS encoding NAD(P)/FAD-dependent oxidoreductase yields the protein MAISARSILIATGVENRRPEIDDATHRDALDRGLLRYCPVCDGFEASDQAIGVIGADAHGVAEALFLRTFSDRITLIAHNAVELDRSDRDSLTGAGVTIASSALERLDFSDPQVITHLVDGSELRFDTIYPALGSDSNNALARQLRAELSDDQCIVVDSKQRTNIRGVYAAGDIVLSLDQISVAMGHAAIAATAMHNDLRDLDGQTPISERS from the coding sequence TTGGCAATCTCAGCCCGCTCGATCCTGATCGCGACCGGCGTGGAAAATCGGCGGCCGGAAATCGATGACGCCACGCATCGGGACGCGCTCGATCGGGGGCTTTTGCGCTATTGCCCCGTTTGCGACGGCTTCGAGGCGAGCGATCAGGCGATCGGTGTCATTGGCGCTGATGCGCACGGCGTTGCCGAAGCCTTGTTTCTGAGGACTTTTTCCGACCGTATCACCCTGATCGCGCACAACGCGGTGGAGCTGGACCGCAGCGATCGCGACAGTTTGACAGGTGCCGGGGTGACCATCGCGAGCAGTGCGCTCGAACGGCTCGATTTCTCTGACCCCCAAGTCATCACACATCTGGTCGATGGCAGCGAACTGCGGTTCGACACGATCTATCCGGCGCTCGGATCGGACAGTAACAACGCGCTGGCCCGGCAGCTCCGGGCCGAACTCAGCGACGATCAGTGTATCGTCGTCGACTCCAAGCAACGCACGAACATCCGCGGCGTCTATGCGGCCGGTGACATCGTTTTGTCGCTCGATCAAATCAGTGTGGCGATGGGGCACGCGGCGATCGCAGCGACCGCGATGCACAACGATCTGCGCGACTTGGACGGTCAGACGCCCATCAGTGAGCGAAGCTGA
- a CDS encoding aspartyl protease family protein → MDMPRRTVLEGIATNAALSVAIGAPWAAGVSAKSTHGGDVARWDAFEIVTGDTIVAAAKVAGQPARGILDSGSGATILSSDLAARLGLAGDARTISGLAAKTGVTLVKDVVVELAGLPRALPFVIVGDLTRLIHQKCPEGLAGVA, encoded by the coding sequence ATGGACATGCCGCGCCGCACGGTCTTGGAGGGCATTGCCACAAATGCGGCATTGAGCGTCGCGATCGGAGCGCCTTGGGCTGCCGGAGTAAGCGCGAAGTCGACGCACGGCGGGGACGTGGCCCGCTGGGACGCTTTCGAGATCGTTACCGGCGACACAATAGTAGCCGCTGCAAAGGTCGCGGGCCAACCGGCGAGGGGCATTCTCGATAGCGGCAGCGGCGCGACCATCCTTTCGTCCGATTTGGCGGCCCGGCTCGGTCTGGCAGGTGATGCCCGCACGATCAGCGGCTTGGCGGCCAAAACCGGCGTCACGCTCGTCAAGGATGTAGTTGTCGAGCTGGCGGGGCTCCCCCGTGCGCTTCCGTTCGTAATCGTCGGCGACCTAACCCGCCTTATTCACCAAAAGTGTCCTGAAGGGTTGGCGGGAGTGGCGTAA